The genomic stretch GCCCTTCATGCTCCGGACAGCCAGATAGGCCCAGGCTTCCGCCTCCATCGCGTCACCGTCCAGCCCTGCTTCTTCGGCGGTGGCAACGCGGGCCTCGCGTTCGCCAGCGAGTTCGCGAAGATCCGCCATGAGCACCTCGTTGAGGCGTCCGCCCCCGCAGACGACATACAAGCCGGGCGGCTCAGGCAGGTGCTTGGACGACTGGATGATTGATGCCGCGGCCACATAGGCGAGCGTCCTTGCGCCGTCAGCCAACTCCACCTGATGCCCGACCGGCGGTAGGAAGTCGTTTCGGTCCAGGGAACGGCGCCGCTTGTCCGTGAAGAATGGCTGGGAGAGATAAGTCTCCGCTAGGCCATGGTCGATCTGGCCCTCGGAGGCAATCAGCCCACCCTGATCGTAGGGGACGCCCGCATTCGCTTCCACCCACTGGTCGATCAGACTGTTTCCAGGTCCGCTGTCGTAGGCGACGATTTCGCCGTCGGTGCCGATGAAGGTGAGATTGGAGATGCCGCCGATGTTCACAAAACAGACTGGCCGCTCCGGGAGTTCAAGCCCTTCCGCAAGGGCGGCGTGATAGGCAGGCACCAGAGGAGCCCCCTGCCCGCCATGGGCCATGTCGTTTGCGCGCATGTCGAAGACAACGGGTATGCGGGTCAGATCGGCCAGGCGCTGGCCGTCACCCAACTGGATCGTCAGCCCTTGCTCGGGCCGATGCAGCACGGTCTGTCCATGGAAGCCAATGACATCGATCTCGGAAGCCGAGACTCCATTGACCTGCAGGAACTTTTCAACTGCCTCAGCATGCCGACGCGTCAACTCATCTTCAACGCTCAAGAGACACCCGGGGCGGTCGTCCCGGGAACGGACCACCCTCGCGTCCTCCAGCGCCTGCTTGAGCCTCTGGCGGAATGCGTTCTCGTAGGGAATGCCGAGGAAGGCTCCACGCTCTACGCGGCTTCCGCCATCGGTATGCAAGAGGGCAATATCGATGCCATCCATCGATGTCCCGCTCATGAGGCCGATTGCTGTTTTCATTCCGTCCATTGATGGCATCCAGAATCAATTTTGGAGTGATTATGCGCGAAAACAGTGGTAGAGGCCCGCGCGTATCCGGAATTCCTTTCAGAGAACGTCATGTCCAGCTTCAAGTCCGATTTCCTCCGCACCATGCATGAGCGCGGCTTCATTCATCAGGTTTCCGATGAAAGCGGCCTCGATGACCTGCTCGCTAAGGAGAGCGTGACGGCCTATATCGGCTTCGACCCGACCGCTCCCAGTCTGCATGCCGGCGGGCTCATCCAGATCATGATGCTGCACTGGCTACAGGCAACAGGTCATCAGCCCATCTCGCTTATGGGTGGCGGCACCGGCATGGTCGGCGACCCTTCCTTTAAGGAGGAAGCACGCCAGCTGATGACCATCGATACGATCGAGAGCAATATCGCGTCGATCAAGCGCGTATTTTCCAACTACCTCGACTATGACAAGGGGCCCAAGGGCGGCGCCCTCATGGTGAACAATGCCGAATGGCTTCGCGAACTGAACTACCTCGAATTCCTGCGCGATGTCGGACGCCATTTCTCCGTGAACCGCATGCTGTCCTTCGACAGCGTGAAGACGCGCCTGGACCGAGAGCAGTCGCTGTCATTCCTCGAATTCAACTACATGATCCTCCAGGCCTACGACTTCGTAGAGTTGAACAAGCGCTACGAATGCCGGCTGCAGATGGGCGGATCGGACCAGTGGGGCAACATCATCAACGGCATCGACCTCGGTCACCGCATGGGGACGCCGCAGCTCTACGCTCTGACCTCGCCGTTGCTGACCACCTCCTCGGGCGCGAAGATGGGCAAGTCCATTAACGGCGCGGTCTGGCTGAACCCCGACATGCTGTCCGCCTACGACTTCTGGCAGTACTGGCGCAATACGGAGGACGCCGATGTCGCTCGGTTCCTCAAGCTGTACACGACGCTGCCGATGGACGAAATCGCCAGGCTTTCGGCGCTTGGCGGGACGGAAATCAACGAGGTCAAGAAGATCCTCGCCACAGAAATCACCGCCATGCTGCATGGTCGGCAGGCAGCCGAGGAGGCAGCCGAGACCGCCCGCAAGACCTTCGAGGAAGGCGCATTGGCCGAAAATCTCCCAACTGTGGAGATACCCACCGCCGAAATCGAAGCGAGCACAGGCCTCCTTGCGCTGATGGTACGGGCCGGCCTGGCGGCTTCGAACGGCGAAGCGCGCCGGCATGTGCAGGGCGGCGCGGTGAAGATCAACGACCGACCGGTTGCTGACGAACGTACGATGATCGGCAGCTCCGATGTCACAGAAGCGGGCATCATCAAGCTCTCGCTTGGCAAGAAGAAGCACATCCTCGTCCGCCCGGCCTGATCCGCAGGAGGTGGAGCATTGGATAGGGACCCGGCCCTCGCGCCGGGTCTTCTTCTGCTCTACTGGAATTCGAAGATCTGCCGGAAAATGCCTGGTGCGATGATCGACAGTGGATTGATCGTCAGGCGCGGCTCCGCGAACGGCCCTTCCAGCTTGAACGTGATCCCGATCAGGCCGCGGTCGCGCCCGTTCCCGAGGATGGCGCCGATGATCGGCAGCTCACCGAAAAGCCGGTTCAGGCCGTAGGCGGGCATGAACGTGCCGGTCAGATCAGTGTTGCCTGCGGCGTCACGTACCACGCCCTGGAAGCTGGCACCGATCTGCTCGCCACGGACGATCCCGTTTTCCACCGCAAGCACGCTGTCGCGGTAGACGATCCTCGCGAAACCACGCTGGAAGCGGGCGGAACTGATGTCGATATCACGCTTCACTGCGGCATTGAGGCTGCGCCCGTCCTTCCCGACCGGTGTCGAGACGAGGGACTGAAGCTTGGCTTCGTTCACCAGGCCAAAGTTGCGAATGTCGATCGAGCCGCTCCAGATCCGTCCTTCCTGCGCCCTCAGCGTGAGGTTCAGCAGACCGCCTCGCATCCTGTTATAGAGATCCGCAAAGCGCGCCACGGCGCCCGCATCACCACTGGTCAGCGAAATCGTGTTCCCTTGCTGCATACGGCTGACGACCGCTTCGCCACTGCTCGTGACCGCCGAGAGATCAGCTGCCGAGACGGTCCCGCCAGCGGCGGAAAACAGCATCGATACGTTTCGGAGCCTCTCGTCGTTGAAGCCTATCGCCTGGTCGAGCTTCAGCTCCACCGTGACGTCCATATCCGCGCCATCATCTGATTCGCCCGATGAGCGCAACTGGCGAAGCACGGGCCGCATGTCGGCTGATGAACCGGTCACCGTCACATGCAGACCCCCACGTTGTCGCTTCACGCTGGCCGCGAAGTCGTCACTCGGCGACAGTCGCATCCTGGAAAACTGAGCCGTCTGTAGCGCGCCATCCTGCAGGGTCAGGCTTCCTTGCGCACCAAACCCTTCCCCGCTCAGTTCGAAGTTCTCGATCCGGTCCGTTTCTCCGTCCTTCACGACATCGAATGTCGCCCGTGCCGGGATGCCACTTCCCTTGCTCCAGCCTATGCCGGGGACAGACAGGGTGGCGTTCGTCAGGTCAAGCTTGAGGCTCTGTCGATCGTTGTCGAGAAGGCGCACTTCGGCCTTCATCGAGCCGTTGACGATGTCTTCGAGGCCCGGCGTCAACACGTCGCGCTGAGCGTTGTTGAGCGTCGCCTTCACCACCCGCTCCCTGGCCACCGTCGATCGCGTCCCGACAGGCTCAACCAGTGCGATCTCCGCAGGGACATCGTCGATGGTCACCCTCGCCTCCAGGCGGGCCGCCTGGGGGTCGACCCGCAGGACGCCCGATACGTCACTGATCGACCGCCCGGAGAACGGCTGCGCAACGTTCACGTCGTTCAGTTGAATTTCAGTGTTCCATGTCGGCTCAGGTGGCTGGTGTTCAGAGATCAACCCGAATCGAGCCGTCACTTTCGCACTTGCAGATCCTGAGAAATCCTCCGGAGCGAAATCGGTTTCCTTCAGCGCATTCAACGGCTGGAAATCTGCAAGCTCGGCGATCGCATCGGCGGCCCCTGAAACTTGAAGCGACAGGTCGCCCATCAAGGGTTTTGCATAGGTCGAAGGCAGCACAAAGCGCGAGTCGCGGACGGTGACTGACCTGCCTGACGGAAAGTAGGAGGCGGCGGAAGCAATGTCGACGTTCATGACCTCGCCACGCAGGTCGAAACGACCTTCAACATCCCGGAGCGGCGGGATCTGGCCTGGCATGTTCATTCGGGCGTCGTTGATGGCGAAGCTGATCTGCAATTCGTCATCGTCCAGTTCCAGCGGATGACCCGGTCCTTTCATCCTTCCGGCAGGAATAAACACCGCCAGCGATCCATTCGTGACCGTACCGCCGAACATGTTCTGGGTCGCCCATTCGCGCGCCTTGCGGGCCATCCAGAAAGGCCATAGCTGCTTCACCCCCGTGACCTGCATGCTCGGCAACCTTGCGCCGAAGCTGATCTCCGGCGACTCATCTCCAAAGCGCACCTTGAGTGACCCGGCCATGGTCCCCTGGGGACTCGATACCAGCATGTCGTCGAATTGCAGTTCCCGCTCCACGGCAAGGTAGTGCCCCCCGGCGCGCAGATCGAAGGTCGTCGGTTCTTCGGGGGAGCCTTCGGCAACTGCCCGCCCACCACTGACCAGCAGATTGATACCGAAGCCGGGACGAGTTTCCCCCGGCACAAGTCGATCGAGGTCGATGACGGCACCGACGAACGGAAGGACTGTTGGCCCGAACCGAATTTCCGACTGGAGCAGTTCGAGTGAATGCTTCGAGAAGTCATAGGCAGCATTGATCGCGCCGCCGGACAATTCCTGCTCTATTCCGTCGAAATAGAAGAGCCCGGGCGAGTTCCGCACCGTGGCGGTGATCGCCGGAGGTGTGGATTCACGTGCCCTGACTGCGGAGAGATCGACGTCGACCGTGCCTTGCACGCCGTCACGAGCTGCGCCGTTATCCGCTCGTCTCAGCAGGAAGGGCGTGACCTCGAGCTCGCTCAGTGTCGCGGAGAGCGCGGAGGTAACTCCATCCACGACCGAAGCGCGCGCAACCAGTTCGGCGGGCTGCCCGTCAAGGCGCACCTCTCCCGTCACCGCGATCTCACCGGGCTCGGAATATGCGAGATCCAGTTCATCGACCTGCAAGGTCAGCGGATCGCGCCCCGGCCCCGCAGGCAGCAGAACCTCGACACCAGATATCCTGATGGATTGGGTTCCGGTCCGCGCCATTAGCCCTCGAGCTTCGTCCAGTCTCTGGAACGCCTGCTCCAAAAGGCCAGGCAGCTTGTCGACCCGCACCTGCGACAACGCCATGGGCTCGCCCGAGGGCAATGCGCCCGTGTCCACATGGATTCCATCGGCCTCCATGTGCCTGATCGAAACACGACCGGCCAGCAGTGCCAACGGATCGATGGCCATGCGCATCGCCGCAGTTCTGGTGAGGCGCACGCCGGTCGCCTGCTCGATGATATCCACGTCCCGCGCTTCGATCGCGAGGCGGAAGTCGGAATCGAATCGAATCGCGGCTGACCCGACCGATGCCGCGTAGCGAGGGCCTATCGCATCGTTCAGTGCGTTTGTTGCGCGGGTCGAGAGCGTACCGTCGACGACCCCACCCTCGATGGCAAAGATAGAACTGCCGATCGCCGTCAGAACGAGCATTGCCAAGAGTACCAGCGTCCGGCCGATCCGGCGGACCCGCGATCGGGGCGGCGGGCAGTGGACGATGATGGCATCCTCCGCCTGGGCGGATGGAAGATGATCGAGCGGCGTTATGTCCTTCTTGTTGAAGCTGACTTTTTCGCCCCGGATTTCCGACATCAGAGAGTATGCTCACCTTCTTGCCGGTGACTGATCTGTTTTCCGGTCAAACTAGTATACACGAATGAGCGCCTGATGATTCAAAATGCTGGCGAAAGAAAGGACGATCATGACGAAGCCGAGTATCGGCGACCATGCCCCTGATTTCACCTTGCCGCGTGACGGCGGCGGCACGATCTCCCTTCGCGACCTTCGGGGGCGGAACGTCGTCCTGTACTTCTATCCGAAGGACGACACTACCGGTTGCACGGCGGAGGCGGTTGCCTTCACCGCCATGCTCCCCGAATTCGAGGCGTTGAATACGTCCATCATCGGTGTTTCACCCGATTCGGTCGCGAGGCACGACAAGTTCGTGGCCAAACATGGTCTGCGCGTCATCCTCGCTTCCGACGAGGAAAGTCGGACATCAGAGGCCTATGGCGTCTGGGTGCAGAAAAGCATGTATGGACGCAGCTATATGGGCGTTGAGCGCGCCACCTTCCTCATAGGGGGTGACGGCCGCATCCGCGCCGTCTGGCCGAAGGTAAAGGTCGCGGGTCATGCGGAGGAGGTGCTCAAGGCGCTCAGAGGCGACTGAGCCGGCACCTCTCTTCAATGTCCGTAATCAACGGTCCATTAACCTTAATCGGGTGTAATCCCGCCATCGGATGACCTTGGGTCGGATGGTGGGGCAGCGTCTTGGTAGTTTCCGCAAACAAAAAAGCATTTGGTCGCGAGAGGGTCGAGCACGTCTTGATCCTTGCCAGTGGCGAAAAAGTCCGCCACGTGACCATTCGCCCCTGGATGACGGCGGCTGCCGCAATCTTTCTTGCAGTTTTCACGCTCGGCTACCTTGCGGCAACCGGATACCTCGTCCTCCGGGACGACCTCATCAACGCGACGCTGGCACGACAGAATCGCATGCAACGCGATTACGAGGATCGCATATCCGTCCTCAGGGCACAGCTCGACCGGGTCACCTCCCGGCAAATGATGGACCAGCAGCTGATCGATCAGAAGGTGGAGAAGCTCCTGGAGCAGCAGAACGCGCTATTCTTCCGGCACGGAAAGCTCGGCGATCTATACGATCGGGCCGCGGAAGTCGGACTTACGGCGCCGCCGGTCTCCGTCAAACGTGCCGAAGATGAGCGCGAAGCATCGCTTACAGAAGCAAGTGACGCGATCCTCGCACTTCTCGGGAAAGACGAGACTACTCTCCCCGACAATGTTCCCACGCTTGCCTATGCACCCTTGCGCGAAGGGCGTTCGGAACAGGCGGATCGGGTGTTCGCCGACATGTCGCAGTCGCTGCAGCTCCTCGAACAGAACCAGTTGGCCAGCATAGAGGCGCTGACCGTCGACGCATCTGAAACTGCATCCCAAATCGCCAGAATCATGAAGCGGACCGGCATCGACGTGGATGCCCTTGTGAACGATGACGACACGGGATTGGGCGGGCCCTTCATCGAACCGGAGCCCCTTAGCGATGCATTCGAGACTTCGGTCGAGGAACTCGACGCTGCCCTGAACCGGCTGGAGACCCTTCGCGGCACAGCCCTCACCCTGCCCTACGGCAATCCGGCCCCCGGAAAGTCGATCACCAGTCGCTACGGCAATCGCATAGACCCGTTCCTCGGACGCCTCGCCTTTCATGCAGGCATCGATTTTCAGGCGTCGACCGGCGCAAAGGTCGTCAGCACCGGTGCCGGCACAGTGATCGCAGCCGAATATTCGGGCGGTTACGGAAATCTGGTCGAGATCGACCACGGCCACGGTATCACCACGCGCTTCGGCCATCTTTCCAAGCTGCTCGTCAAGAAGGGCGACCGGGTTTCCGCGGGAGACGTGATCGGCCGTGCCGGAACGACCGGCCGATCGACCGGGCCACACGTTCACTACGAGGTTCGGCGACACGGTCAGGCCGTAGACCCCGTGCACTTTCTAAACGCCGGCATGAAGTTGACCAGCTATCTTAACTGACAGGATTTCAGTTTCGGCCTTCGCTGCATCTTAAGCACGCGCATTCACCACGCTTGCAGCAAACCTCCCGTGTTTCCTTGACTTTCCGGTCATTTACCCTTATTTCGCCGCCAGATGTTGGGCACGCGCTGTGCGCCGACCAGTGTGTTCTATGAAGAACCGGAACGGAAACAGATTTCCCTTTGACTACATTTGCTGATCTTGGCCTGAGCCAGAAAGTCCTCTCCGCCGTCACCGACGCCGGCTATACCACGCCGACGCCAATTCAGTTGGGTGCAATTCCGCACGCGCTTCAACGCCGGGATATCTGCGGCATAGCTCAAACTGGAACGGGAAAGACGGCGTCGTTCGTCCTGCCCATGCTGACCCTTCTGGAGAAGGGCCGCGCCCGCGCCCGCATGCCGCGCACGCTCATCCTGGAGCCGACCCGCGAACTCGCGGCCCAGGTCGCGGAGAACTTCGAGAAGTACGGCAAGAACCACAAGCTCAACGTAGCCCTGCTGATCGGCGGCGTCTCCTTTGAGGAGCAGAACCGCAAGCTCGAACGGGGCGCGGACGTGCTGATTTGCACGCCTGGCCGGCTGCTCGACCACTGCGAACGCGGCAAACTGCTGATGACCGGAGTGGAAATTCTCGTCATCGACGAAGCTGACCGTATGCTCGACATGGGCTTCATCCCGGATATTGAACGGATCGCCAAGATGATCCCGTTCACGCGCCAGACCCTGTTCTTCTCAGCTACCATGCCGCCGGAGATCCAGAAGCTTGCCGACCGCTTCCTGCAGAATCCGGAACGTGTCGAGGTTTCGCTGCCATCTTCGACAGCAACCACCGTGACTCAGCGCCTCGTCGCCGCCCACAACAAGGACTATGAGAAGCGCGCGACCTTGCGCGATCTCATCAAGGAACAGGAAGACCTGAAGAACGCCATCATCTTCTGCAACCGCAAGAAGGACGTGGCTGACCTGTTCCGCTCGCTCGAGCGTCACGGATTCTCCGTCGGCGCCCTGCACGGGGACATGGATCAGCGTTCGCGCACCACCATGCTGCAGAGCTTCCGCGACGGCGAAATACAGTTGCTGGTTGCCTCTGACGTCGCAGCGCGAGGACTTGACCTTCCGGACGTTGGCCACGTGTTCAACTTCGATGTGCCGATCCATGCCGAAGATTATGTGCATCGCATCGGTCGCACCGGCCGGGCGGGCCGATCCGGCAAAGCCTTCACGCTGGTGACACGATCGGATGCCAAGTATCTCGATGCGATCGAGAAACTGATCGACAAGACGATCGAATGGTTGCGCGGCGACCTTTCGGAACTGCCCGCGCCGATGGAAAGCCATGACAGCGACCGTGGTCGCAAGGGCCGCGGTCAGGCAAAGGACCGCAGTCGCGACAAGGATCGCGGACGTGGCAAGCGCAGCGAGTCGGCGCCGAAGCCGGAGCAGGCCGCAGAGATAGAAACAGCTGAAGAGGTTGCAGTGGAAGCGAGCCAGGAGCAGAACGGACCAGAGCGCCGGAACGAGAGAAGGTCGCAGCCGACAGCTCGGGCAAGCCGTCCCAACCCTGCCAATGACGACAGCCGTGATCGCCGCTCTCGCCATCGCCGCGACCATGACGACGGTCCGACACCTATCGGCTTCGGTGACGATATCCCCGCCTTCATGCTGATCGTCGCCAACGCCGGCAAGGCCTGAATCATCGTGGCATCCGCAAGACCCGGCATTGATTTTCCGGGGGTTGGTACTGGCCTCGTGATCCTCAATGGTGAAGGCAAGGTTTTGCTCTGCCGCAGGCTACGTGCGCCTGAAGCGGGCCACTGGAACATCGTTGGCGGCAAGGTGGAGCCCATGGAGCCTGCTGCGGTGGCCGCGCGCCGGGAGGCCGAAGAGGAAACCGGTCTGCAGATCGGCAGCGTCGAATCGCTTTGCATCACTGAACAGATCATCGAGGCGGATCGCCAGCACTGGGTCTCGCTGATCTACGTGACGCGTGACTTCTCGGGCGAAGCAAGCCTGACGGAGCCGGACAAGCTCTCCGAGATTGGATGGTTCGATCCGGACGAGCCACCATTCCCCCTCTCTGTCTTCGCCTCGGAAGCCTTTGCGGCGCTTAGATCGCGCGCCTGAACTAGGTCGGGCTTTGGGCCCGCAACGCCGCCTCGTAAGCCAGACGCAGCCACTTTTGTAGAATATCTGGGTCATCGAGAGCTTCGTCGGGAATGGTCCAGTAGGGCATGGCGGCCGCTTTTCCCTTCTTGCTTTCATATGTCCACTGCCGAGCGCCGGCAGCGCGGAATTCCGCGGCACTCGTGGCATCCGCCTTGAGGAGCAGTTCGCCGTCGGACAATTCGAGCGCGATAATCATACCCTGATGATAGATGCCCTTGCCACCGAACATGCGCCTGACAGTGACGGGCCCCAGAGGCTCGAACATTTCCTCGATAGCATCATTATTCATTGTTTCAGTCCCCGAGGATGCCTCCTGCTGCGACGACGGCTTCCGGAGTATCGACGTCGATATGCGCCGCGCGGCCAATCTCGATATCGATGGTGGGAAGGCCGCAGTTCTCCACGATCGAACGGGCGCCGACATCCCCCTGGAGCTTCCGCACGGCCTCGAAGGTCGCGTGCGGAAGGATGATCGGATTGCCTCGCTTGCCGTCATGGACGGCGCGGACGACAGCCTGTCCTCCGGCGTTTCGAAAGGCTTCGACCATCCGTGAAATATGCGTCACCGAAACTGCCGGCATATCTGCCAGCATGACGAGGACGCCTTCGCAACTGCTGACACCATGGGACGACAAGCCCGTCACCAGTGAACTCGCCATGCCAGATGCATAGTCCGGATTGAAGACGGTCTTCACGTCCACGCCTGCAAGCGTCGCCTCGATTTTCTCGTGCCGGTGACCGGTCACCGCGACGACCGGCCTTAGCCCGGCTGCGAGCAGCGTTTCGGCACTTCGTCGCACCAGCGGCACGCCCCCGAAGGACGCCAGCAGCTTGTGCGGTCCACCCTCGCCCATGCGCCGCGCCTGTCCAGCCGCCAACAGCAATGCCCCAACGGTCACCGCCTCGCCTTCCGTCGCCTGCACCGCATCGCGCGGCCTCGGCCGTTCAGGTATCTCCATCAGCAGTCCCCCTACCCCCATGCCGGTGATGTCGAAGGACCTTGGTCTTTCTCCGGCCAGGATACGGTTCAGTATCCAATCGAACCCGTTTTCCTTCGGCGACCGGGCGCAACCGGGAGCTCCTATGACCGGGATGTCCCCGATAGCACCGAGGACCAGGAGGTTGCCGGGATCCACCGGCATTCCCACCTGCTCTACTCTCCCACCTGATGCACGAATGGCGGCGGGAATGACATCGTCCGGATCCGCCACGGCGGACGCTCCGAAGATCACGATGAGGTCCGGCTGTTCTTCACCCGACGCCGTCACATCCACAAGCGCCGCAGCGACTTCCCCGGTATCATGGGCGACGCGTTCCTCCCGGTGAACACTGCTTCCCGAAGGTTCCAGTCGTTGCGCTAGAAGACGGGCCGTACGATCCATGACGGACGGTTTCAGCGTCGGGAGAGCCGTGGCGATCAACACTACCCGGTGCGGACGGTAAGGCCTGAACGAGAAGGCGGTTGATCCCCGGACCAACTGAGCGGCGGCCTCGACCTTGGAAGACGCGACGGCGAGCGGGATGATCTTCACCGTCGCCACCATGGCGCCCGCCGTGACCGCAGAATGGTCGGCGATCGTGGCAAGCGTGATGCCGGGATCTATCCGGTTGAGCGAATCGACGGTGGTGCGATCGGCAATAAAGAGGCCGTTCTCTGTCGAATAGATGTTCACACGCCCTGTCGTGGCTTCAGACTGACGTGTATGGGGGGTGTCAAGCGCTTGCGCGACTGCGCTCGCGGCATCGTCTTCAAGCACATCGCCCGGCTCGAGGCGACACACCGTGACGTTCTCGATGCCGCCCTTCTCTATGGCCTCGATATGATCGGGCGTCAGGATCGTTCCCTTGGGTATCCGCCCACCCGCCAGCTGGAGGCTGTGGGCGAGGATGCATCCTTCGGCACTTTCTGTGGGAACCGGTCCGAACTGCACGCTAGGCTCCGGGGACGAGGTTGCGCTGGCGGAAGGCCTGGACGATCTGCGCCAGGATGGCCACGGCTATCTCGGAGGGGTTTGCCGCGCCGATATCGATTCCGATCGGCGCAGCAATCCTTCCAATCTGTTCCTCGGTCAGCCCCTGTCGCCGTAGGCGATCTACCCGCTGGGCGTGGGTCTTGCGGCTCCCGAGCGCGCCAACGTAGAAACACTTGTGCTTCAACGCCTCCGCGAG from Pseudorhizobium banfieldiae encodes the following:
- a CDS encoding NTP transferase domain-containing protein — its product is MQFGPVPTESAEGCILAHSLQLAGGRIPKGTILTPDHIEAIEKGGIENVTVCRLEPGDVLEDDAASAVAQALDTPHTRQSEATTGRVNIYSTENGLFIADRTTVDSLNRIDPGITLATIADHSAVTAGAMVATVKIIPLAVASSKVEAAAQLVRGSTAFSFRPYRPHRVVLIATALPTLKPSVMDRTARLLAQRLEPSGSSVHREERVAHDTGEVAAALVDVTASGEEQPDLIVIFGASAVADPDDVIPAAIRASGGRVEQVGMPVDPGNLLVLGAIGDIPVIGAPGCARSPKENGFDWILNRILAGERPRSFDITGMGVGGLLMEIPERPRPRDAVQATEGEAVTVGALLLAAGQARRMGEGGPHKLLASFGGVPLVRRSAETLLAAGLRPVVAVTGHRHEKIEATLAGVDVKTVFNPDYASGMASSLVTGLSSHGVSSCEGVLVMLADMPAVSVTHISRMVEAFRNAGGQAVVRAVHDGKRGNPIILPHATFEAVRKLQGDVGARSIVENCGLPTIDIEIGRAAHIDVDTPEAVVAAGGILGD